Below is a genomic region from Cloeon dipterum chromosome 2, ieCloDipt1.1, whole genome shotgun sequence.
GGCGTCTAACCGCTATTGGCTCTTGATTTATGGAAGTCTCTATTCAGTTAATTGGAAATCCATTTTTGTTGATGAGTGCTTAAAATCATGGAAAATCATCACATAgtctctaaatttaaattttgtgaaaaatcctttttacttgaaatactataatctgaaaatgaggaaaaagctTAAAGTTCCCAGGTTGCCGTGAAATTTTAGAggaaatcggctcaaaagtttgtaCGCTAATCAATCAGCGAGcttaaattttctccttaatgtaaaatcaagatttatttcacaatttaggtaATTTTATCATCATTTGTGCACCATTGAATAGACCGTGATGAGAGGGATCCAATATCATTGACaaaccgtttatttttttttcgagaaatttatttagaagtATAAATTTAGAagtattttacttttcatgttatttgctaatttaaaactttgttcaGGTGGGCTCTTGATGCAAAAGTGTTTGCATCGGCCAGCAAAGACGGCGACATCAAACTGTGGGATGGAGTCTCAAACAAGTGCTTCAACACGATCCATAGGGCACATGATGGACAGGAGGTGTCTTCGTTATGCTTTACCAGAAACGGGAAAGTAAGTGTTGAAAGATTGAAATGGTTTATTTGATAaaacgattaaatttttaattttcagtacCTGCTGTCCTCTGGAAAGGAGTCTCAGATCAGGCTGTGGGAGCTGACTACTAACAGGTGTCTGATAGCCTACACTGGGGCCGGTACAACTGGCCAGAAAGAATACCATGCCCAAGCTGTTTTTAACCACACAGAAGACTACGTCATGTATCCTGATGAGATGACAACAAGTTTGTGTGTATGGAACTCTCGTAATGCCTCCAGAAAACAGCTCCTTTCTCTgggtaaataatatttatgagtctcaaatatttttaaaaccaattttctctgCAGGACACAACGGAGCTGTGCGGTATATATGTCATTCGCCCAATTCTCCCTCATTCCTGACGTGCTCTGACGACTTCCGAGCCAGATTCTGGTACAGACGAATGGCCCACTAGACCGTAAATATTATGGTCTCAAcgagataattaaaattttggtcacCCCATAGTTTTTTAAGTTAAGAAGAGGGAAATTCTCCAACACAATGccatttaaattctttttctgTACATTAAAGCTGTCTGATTGAATTATAAACATAGCTGTACTAAAATTAGGTTTTgaaatgtagaaaaaaattagtctagGTAATAAAATGATCCTTCCATATAGATgaactttatttattgcaatccTCGAGGGAAcccattgaaaaatataattaggaAATTGTGAATAAGACAAGACTACGATTTTAAgctaaaaggaaaaatattagcagaatgttttttaaaacaaatgacAACGTGCAACGCGATAGAAATCAAAAACGCCTAGGCGCTCTCCTTCACTTATTTctgtaattcaaatttaattggagtttttggccaaaatcaaaattccaatctgaTGCGGGGGTCGTTTGCCTTATTGGTTAAACCCATTTCTAAGTTCATCCCCCGCCCCCTTAACCTGAAGGGAGAAACGATGATTTTCctgatctctctctctctctcctgacCAACCGTGACAcgcagggttgcaaaaaaaacgcattttaaaagaaatgcagtgcagtggtaaaatgagttttttcaatttttaccagttttttGCAGGCAATGTATTCACcttattattcaataatttactaattttgagCTTATAACCtagacttgaaaaattgttaaagatacatttttggagaaattcagGCACCATAATgggaattttaaagaaaatatctgcacagtggatgaaattttgagcactccgaccgaaattttagattttctctgatgaaaaatggaataaattcatttcttgtgattcttgcgcaagaaattggtaaaaattgagtggtaaaaaacgttaaaaaccagtggtgaaaaaaccggatagtaagcaaatgcaaccctggtGACACgtgtaaacaaattattacaaGCGgcagaattttataaatatttacgcaatttgttttttgaaaGCAAGAAGTACACATATTCATAAATACACATTGCATAACAGAGGATTGATTGAAACGGTTACTAAAGGGAGATTTCAAGACTAAATTCCACAGTTACTCCTAAGATCAATTCTCGCGTGCTCCCGCCATGGCAGACCTTCAGACTTTATGGACTTTATTCTCCAAAATTATTcagatcagaaaaaaattgtgggTATAGAATCGAAGCAATTGCTGAAAAGTTTGGTTATCTGCTTAGCCCCAATTACAGTCATTACAATCATCGGCATACATCAACAGTTTAActttagagcaaaatttaagagGTGGTTGATGTCACAGGGCGAGTAAATTAAGAGGAAAGGGGAAATGCTGCCGCCTTGCCGTACTCCGTTCGACTGGACAATCGGCCCAGACTTCGAAATTCCGTCCATAGAAcagtcaaataattcatatccAGCATTGCGGCTAATAGATTTAGCTCTTCAAAGCAAAGTTTACCGGAGTTTATCAACtgctcaaaaatgaaaattcggtCAATGGagtcgaaaaataatttggaatcaattctgttaaattaaaccaggaGCAACCTGCCAAAGTGAATGTCACTGAACCGTCATCATATTTGACGAGTGTTGCCTACCAGCGCAGAGAATCGCCGCATCCAGCGCTGCCGGCCGAGgctattacatattattttgtttttactgccAAATTTTCAGCTATAATACCTatacaaaattacaataagtCTTTTTTATAATCTTAGAAAATGGACTTTTACGCGGTGTTATTTAAAACGTAATGCCTTTTGCAGAACTTTTGAACCTAGAGATatataaggaaaaaaattttaatcaccaAATCTGGATTTTAATCAGCTTATTTTACGAATTTCACATTCAAATACGAGAAATAACTATAGATGGTAAAAGATTCGGAATCCTTGTGCCTCTTTACGTATTATCACAAGGAAACATGAGCGAGACGGTCCAGAATTGGACGAACTTTAATAGGCCAAAGAGAGCCTCTAGCGTTTACTTGCGCGTATCACGCTCTTTATTTATagcgagtttttttttatttcttattaatGCCTAATAGAAAAGGTTCTTTATAGAACTGATAGCTGCACACGGTGCACGTTTTGATTGGATTGCAATTTGCCgaaaatacatttcaattttcggGACGCGCTGGTTGCTCACACGCTCGTCGAGTTGCTTCACGTCTCTTTCGGTTGCTCTATAAGATCACCCccattagaataatttaaaaactgtgtGAATTGTATTGACATATTACCTCGatggcagatttttttttgttttttcacgGAACTCGGAGTCAGTCTTGTATTTCATTGTagtaataacatttttcttcacAGAGTTGAATATATCGGTGATCCTTTGAAGTTTGCAATTGAACGTGCCAAAGCTCATCAAGAACgctgaaaattatatacaaaGCATtaagcataatatatattatatttataaataataaagccaCATTTAATTACTATTTATGAGAGTAGCGGttctttttgataaaaaaatatatggcaTCATGTCTTAACATCCATTTTTATACGCAGCAAGAAAAAGGTGGTGGAGTATATTTCAACCATACAAAGCACTTCTTAAAGTtgctttattttgcaaattatttggcTCGCAAAAGTCGTTACACTCCTTGGCGTGATctgcgacgacgacgacgaccgcccatttaaaatcaaatattatacACGAATAAATGATATTTCTTGAGGAGCGACCGCGCGCCGCGCCATGTGTCTGCAAGCGCGTGTTGCGGCAGATCAGACGGAGAATTAAGTCTCACGACGTTTAGTCAACAGTTTATCAGTTTAATAAAccccacatttttttaataaattatccaatgcgctttgaattttaatttttacatatatCTTTTGTGCCTGCGAGTGAGTTATCAAAGCCATATAtagtataataataaaaggtaTACCTAtatagaacaaaaataataaaaagattacTTTACCATGTATAGCCTTCAATAGATTCTTGTCAACTGCCTTCCAGCTACAGTGAGATTGACTATCTCCTCTTTAGTCAGAAAGCAGTAGAACAGCTCTCTACAGCACTTTCTGCAGAGGActgcattattttcttgtgCGCATAAAACCATGGCGCTGATGCGTTTCTTATCTACAGCTCGGATTTTTACTTCTGTTCCGATAAAGCAACTGATGTGACTTTTATTAGACAAAAATACCGCCATTGTGTACcatctaataaattttcatttttcgcaatataagttgtaaaaataatttaaacaaaaatctatGCCCCTCTCTAGCAGTTCGGTAAACACCGAGgatgctgcttttttaatttcaagcgaCGATTTTTGCCACCTATATTGGCATAACTCAACAAGAAAATGACTGTTAAATGACAGTTGAATTGGGGGGAAAAGGTCCGCAAAAGagcgcctctctctctctctgcgctcGCGCaagaaaacaggaaaaaaccATTTAGTTAATATCCTCTCAAGTAACTGAATCTAAAGATCTATGTGGTACGGTTATTTCACTTTTCTATAGGGATGAACCTCATGTGAATTAACCGGCTATGAAAGGGAGCATCAAAATACCGAAATTCTGAGCACAAAGGTTCTGATGAGCGGCATGCAGCAGCATCCctcttaataaaaatgctctaTGCTTTTCGTTGACTGAAATTAGTACTATCTCCGCCTTGCAGGGTGGCAGGGGGAAGGGGCACGATAAAGGATTACTGCATTAGCGCCTTTAATTCGTCACTCacaattttggcatttttaaaaaaaaaaaatcttcattttatGCTTGGCTTTAATATTTGACacgttttaaatatgtttataaTCTAAGAGGATAGTGTACGATTATTGGAGCGCGTTTAGACCGAAAATTGATGTCCCAACCAAAATGTTGACAGGTCTGGCGAGCCAAGCAGCTCATTTTTGTCTCGTCACCAGCTACAATGTATTCCTAATTTCTCAAACATTAAtaatagaaatattattcaaaattaaatttctaacatTAAAgatcttgaatatttttttgtgaaacgTAAAATCCTAAAGATATAAAAACGTCTGGAatacagataaaaatatttcagacgTAAACTTAGAAcgcaaggaaaaataattttgcacgtTTCATCTGAATTGTCACTTGTTGTCACTTGGAATTTATAATATCCTTAATCCTTAACTTCTTGGAGTTTTGGTAAACTTgatattttcccattttttagGCTCTTTTGTTATGAGGAGACCATTATTTGACCCTCATTGCTCGCCTTGCATCCCGCAGTTACCACGCTTTGTTCTTGTAGCGCGAACACATGGGTCGTTTTGAGAACCAAAATCATTAtctaaaaaagagaaatcgaAACGACGGACGGCAACATTGGCACATCCTGCAGGCCATAATTTcgaaccattttaaaattgaacactCCTAGACGCCCACTTATACTGACTGGCAATATAGGCATATCCGTGTCGCACAACAGcaacgcaggttgcatatttgGGAATTAGTTTCTTTTCCTgccattatattttaaattattttaatccatttgTCCGAATATAACTTGCAAACATGTCACAAATTTTTGAAGGATAGaatattaaagtaaaatattcgtgaaaataagaaatttgtagtaaaaatatgtaattttattattaaaattataatacagCAAGAGAGCTTGTCAAAAAGTATTCTTGCTCTGGATTACAtcttttaacaaaattgaCTTGTAACTTTAATTTGttatctctgacattgggcaaaCATTTAGATGGTGAATTATTATACTCTCCTTTATCTATAATATTAGTTATagaataatgaataataaaattaatcttgttatattatgttataatatttcaaattcaatttcgcgGCCTTATTTGAATATAGCGACTACAAACTGGTTCGCAATCCAGCCAATAGTCGCAGGTCGAGAATGAAAACATTAGCCGTCCGCCATATTGATTGTGATCCATCTGTTCGTTCGGTTCGTTCGGTCTTTTTCATAGAGCAGGTATGTAACCACacaattttcatatatttccATTGTAAGTTGGATCTATTGGGTTTGAATGtaaacttttcaaacaaaatatgattacagtttctgccgggttacacatctcgccagttcttatgagaatcccatgtaaaagtaggggtggcgaaaactgtaactcggcagcgaaaactgtagcttttccataattattcaactgatatttttactggCTAGACATAAAtcgctaaaatataaatatactaGAGCTTGTATTTCAAGTGTGCTATTTAGCTCTGACTttaactcattgtcagcctgCTTCAATTTCctataagatttattttagcaCGGTTCTAATATctttaaatacatacatacatagtgcactattaattaatcatattatttaaatctctTCTTTTATTTCAGCCATGGGTGGAAAGCACTTTGGAGAGCTGTACAAGGTCAGAGGACTGATCACGTACAAAATTTCACCTTTCGAGCAGAGGGCCTTCGCCGGGTTCATCAGCCACGGCATTGCAAACACCATCAGGAGGTTTAGAGGACAGGCCCTTAGAGTTATTCCTCGTAAGAAGGagccattaattaaaattttctgagcaaatatttattctgaatCATCTAATTGCAGCCTTCATTGCCACCTATTTGATCTACGACTCTGTGGAAAAGCAACACCACCACATGCTCCGCAAGAACCCTGCTGACTATGAAAATGACAAGTAGATTTTCCGTTGAACCAACTG
It encodes:
- the LOC135938098 gene encoding cytochrome b-c1 complex subunit 8; the protein is MGGKHFGELYKVRGLITYKISPFEQRAFAGFISHGIANTIRRFRGQALRVIPPFIATYLIYDSVEKQHHHMLRKNPADYENDK